In a genomic window of Punica granatum isolate Tunisia-2019 chromosome 6, ASM765513v2, whole genome shotgun sequence:
- the LOC116211965 gene encoding dynamin-related protein 4C-like, translating into MDAVPLGSEEMRLNNSDNQLSNGFLAIVRHPEPRPLVAHPPIVSSYNDRIRPILDAVDRLRNLQVMKEGIQLPTIVVVGDQSSGKSSVLESLAGINLPRGQGICTRVPLIMRLQNHPCPDPELYLEFNGKLVVTDEDNVTFAISSATEQIAGRQKGISNTPLTLVVKKDGVPDLTMVDLPGITRVPVHGQPENIYEQISEMIMEYIRPEESIILNVLSATVDFSTCESIRMSQMVDKTGHRTLAVVTKADKAPEGLLEKVTADDVNIGLGYVCVRNRIGDETYEEARMEEVKLFDAHPLLSKIDKSIVGIPVLSEKLMQIQATIVAKCLPEIVRKINEKLNINVAELNKMPKVLSTVAEAMTAFMQIMGSAKDSLRKILLRGEYDEYPHEKQMHGTARFVEMLDRFANELRTDAESGKNSSFLMEEISLLEEAKGIRLPNFIPRTAFLTILHKKVEDISCKPFKFMGELWDYIELVVITVLMDHSKNYPPLQACMRRAAQNLIAKMKERAMIRVTEIIEMEKLTDYTCDPEYISEWNKLMGEEPKLLAAVNNESFERPSAVSLEGIGVVEIDPLRQLKHQVKQAFDLKMRMTSYWKIVKRRLVDTMAMFLLFNVQVLVNREMEGEIVNDLVGPHGGGIERMLEEPPSVANKREKLKRSIKLLRESADIVATIIHRAAANADLE; encoded by the coding sequence ATGGACGCTGTCCCATTGGGCTCGGAGGAGATGAGACTGAACAACTCGGACAACCAACTTTCCAACGGATTCCTTGCTATAGTTCGCCATCCCGAGCCTCGCCCCCTGGTGGCTCATCCACCGATTGTTTCCTCTTACAATGACCGCATCAGGCCTATCCTTGATGCCGTGGACCGACTCCGGAACCTACAGGTCATGAAGGAGGGCATCCAGCTCCCGACAATTGTGGTCGTCGGTGACCAGTCGTCCGGAAAATCCAGTGTGCTCGAGTCGCTTGCTGGGATCAACCTTCCCCGGGGCCAAGGGATCTGCACCCGTGTCCCGCTCATCATGCGGCTCCAGAACCACCCCTGCCCTGACCCGGAACTTTACCTGGAGTTCAATGGGAAGCTTGTCGTGACTGACGAGGATAACGTTACATTCGCTATCAGTTCTGCCACAGAGCAGATTGCTGGTCGCCAGAAGGGCATATCGAACACTCCTTTGACTCTGGTGGTTAAGAAAGATGGCGTCCCTGACCTCACCATGGTGGACTTGCCAGGGATCACACGGGTCCCTGTCCACGGGCAGCCCGAGAATATCTATGAGCAGATATCGGAGATGATCATGGAGTACATAAGGCCCGAGGAGAGCATAATCCTCAACGTGCTCTCAGCCACGGTGGATTTCTCCACCTGCGAGTCCATCAGGATGTCTCAGATGGTCGACAAGACTGGCCACAGGACCCTGGCAGTTGTGACAAAGGCAGACAAGGCTCCTGAAGGACTGCTCGAGAAGGTCACAGCCGATGATGTGAATATTGGGCTCGGTTACGTCTGTGTGAGGAACCGTATCGGGGATGAGACTTATGAGGAAGCAAGGATGGAGGAGGTGAAGCTGTTCGATGCTCATCCCTTGCTGTCTAAGATTGATAAGAGTATCGTGGGGATCCCTGTTCTGTCTGAGAAGCTGATGCAGATTCAAGCCACAATAGTCGCAAAGTGCCTGCCAGAAATTGTGAGGAAGATCAACGAGAAGCTGAACATCAATGTCGCCGAGCTTAACAAGATGCCAAAGGTTCTTTCTACAGTTGCAGAGGCCATGACTGCTTTTATGCAGATTATGGGATCGGCCAAGGATTCTCTCAGGAAAATTCTTCTGAGAGGTGAGTACGACGAGTACCCACATGAAAAGCAAATGCACGGCACTGCAAGATTCGTTGAGATGCTGGACCGGTTTGCTAATGAGCTTCGGACTGATGCTGAGAGTGGCAAGAATAGTAGCTTCTTAATGGAGGAGATTTCTTTGTTGGAGGAAGCCAAGGGGATCCGCCTCCCAAACTTCATTCCCCGAACTGCTTTCCTTACTATTCTCCACAAGAAGGTGGAAGATATTTCCTGTAAGCCTTTCAAGTTCATGGGCGAGCTGTGGGATTACATTGAACTAGTGGTAATAACTGTCCTCATGGATCACTCCAAGAATTATCCCCCTCTTCAAGCATGTATGAGGAGGGCTGCACAAAATCTGATCGCAAAGATGAAGGAGAGGGCGATGATTCGGGTGACGGAGATCATCGAGATGGAGAAGCTTACTGACTATACATGTGACCCAGAGTATATTTCTGAATGGAATAAACTGATGGGGGAGGAGCCGAAGTTGCTGGCAGCTGTCAACAATGAGAGTTTCGAAAGGCCTTCCGCTGTGTCTCTAGAAGGGATCGGTGTGGTTGAAATTGACCCCCTGAGGCAATTGAAGCACCAAGTGAAGCAAGCTTTCGATCTGAAAATGAGGATGACTTCTTACTGGAAGATTGTAAAGAGGCGGCTCGTGGACACAATGGCAATGTTCCTGCTATTCAATGTCCAGGTTCTGGTGAACAGGGAGATGGAGGGGGAGATCGTGAACGATCTCGTCGGGCCCCATGGGGGTGGGATCGAGAGGATGCTAGAGGAGCCCCCCTCGGTGGCAAATAAGCGGGAGAAGCTGAAGAGGAGCATCAAGCTCTTAAGAGAGTCAGCTGACATTGTTGCTACAATTATTCACAGGGCTGCTGCTAATGCTGATCTCGAATAG